From a region of the Labrus mixtus unplaced genomic scaffold, fLabMix1.1 SCAFFOLD_144, whole genome shotgun sequence genome:
- the tcf20 gene encoding transcription factor 20 isoform X2, with protein sequence MQNFSNSPAPPSLPPGFSGRGGGGPLYPPQPAEPQISPRMTDDYAGMQQQSLHRGHHLPGQASHMLAYSARNRGAVEAAPSQGGIHSGNTNNPYRKDVMDYYFSMGGKDRHRRGGMGYGAGFGYPNLDGHIPHQYRHAGSGSTPTSGMMSYPADYSSSAGSGGGAGAGAFSPSHQYNMSQNPAMQSVPGSQLQHRQHSQTFPAVHHGQQQRSYPHSGHRMTPQYPHYSPQGGASTGSSGMYSPPPQRYLDGAAGTGFDPKVNSSPSVNSSSNSVSSSVAANSVGQMENVQQGYHAANYPGYPPQTHSLHKQATLQHRNSQHNLGVGYDNSLKMQHQGPSPGSAYAKHHQASNPSIPQAASQEIAKSPMHPNAQQTQINQNFSPISNPSPAASAVHSPSCSSSPSPLMGVSESHGNPLGHGPSHPLTSNPRSSHGQGRLLQTMPQLSPTPNSNSSISSCGSSGSHKAHSMSAVGGSSLPPTGRNKMGLGPGFGSREEGPSIYSASVLDKMQDSSLNSLNALTSQVANLPNTVQHMLLTDTVLSQKKGKDGGQMQQALHGLPPSQPRSRNASAASSTSTVKDGCAVMIGDGAGLDAGGDEDSSLISVGASSGTKREREEGFSEGEHRRVRQMSGASSGSETTGFPTQTQIGQNVKTVTSDSSSKESKVCETKRNEAHVPSSLSPSETGLMSHSAPPVPSSPSSTSSSIAPPQPNCVSELPGLTYSEHRGGNAKTKEIKSEVIKNESEGAAGKTEKGSSQMQQDGEVRTQNGQAKENRLHAASRLHNNEEKLTSEEQQSVSGVGVIVSARSDGSHTEKSKRPQDNCIEEKQPHSYLREASSHNGEEGMDLTLYSSLHQKSNFGRTQNPPQSGPHKYGHPESTYGSDLSARNRGRAGMESNSRYLGYQQSQSGYGPVQQKDSGSVAEALVKRGQGVGSKGHEENSQMQQFPSLLQEVLQGYNLDRRYSRPEQAFPAHLQAQQQFQSRHPYNMTDAMRMQSGVSEASAHSAQIGSSGKHPHPNQRHGNEPDFNTDPQSSVKSDVSNSKIMLNAEKAEVGVTQSHLPQATEPQPTPTKHINLADYSLPQRKALSSVSTPSSAVQELLLQEPEPLSGGIGPTESQKSSGCTLAPSERRSVICDVSPNRRSTPERDRESDREREKSQSGASVIQQPFSSPAAANDLSKKDIGEKPGVKIETASKEASADSANLQTDHHSSGGGNDADMEYHTKSAHSSGVINADPYRRGNADVTHLPSHPMSTNPLSSPSRHPSYLHGVDLSAGSGSTFPGYRYGDTREGNLMSRSNPHFPPHHPYHSLSPQTQSPSKLQMYPHPRGPPHHPHEMSDWVKAMNRPSKEMMMQPGSSPGRHKVSQSEHRQRMISQTDMPGDQHATKTSLHHQSPYFDLKMWESTHAVREGSRMMEGDSYYRTQPPPPPPPPAATASHGPAPPQLTHSQNAAEPEASRGAIEEAKQPCPPPPPSSAKPLADMNSTQPKLQRQTKGGGSGDTNPLMLRRRVRSFISPIPAKRHLQDTSQQRAATNSHHSPVAQTESSHHNEDDSASSDTPCPRLSSPLLGENTFSQPLSPTGGNTKVLPTRKGRGLKLEAIVQKITPNIKKPTGHADDESNHYPGFSPPFNDSQDQDLAHFPRVAGGDDSYMDESHSLNDMIPFRGVDDAGPLPLSAFPCDPTQTSQALKQQDFDFGLGAAVASASGDKEDFALLGPLPPPPPLPRPVQGSPPPSSSALSDIQHFTNTYQQLETRRGEQSAANLLRQKLQESGIGFDDYPGSDYYGTTPPHHSQSQGHMLNRQHQMSSSRSSLSPQDSKQSDGLVPKGYFPSGKKKGRPVGSVNKQKRAQNPAQAQAQGQSQTQGQNMTMSAPPASLTPTPADTTPPPSVETIGTSVPVVPPLIDLQNTPPLAPPVLTQVVKVDVESEDTQPEVEVKPARRRRKGVKDEDDPLEARGRQRRRRRGATASTSIAKDDSENLSGAGGNLSASRVLVDPNRKGPFIPHIHVEKKVPEIGAVCTIVNAEEEKMKGERSAVGGKASGSGIDSLLTSALSSQLSRRDRETEKRETDEVETTLQSGKALPSSGYVVSGPVITETNHSGRLLCCLCQKWANYKHLGDLYGPFYPAEYAAKLPKNQPQVRQCLATTGTNKTGPNSDISSNSLSSFQDTQTQDAPFNKPFNESYYSMGLDLNPAPFASSFRTASVACREEMMMHMSAWSCPTTSKTPSLSWDMNLDIRPIPELKREPDLEIDQQQTQKQIQQPPDEAQQRPQHRKLTSHPRFKRRHKSSEDSPRMVPSNSKASLPFQPPPPALDSLGPLAQLAQLPQMPMDPEELWVHEGCIVWTSGVYLVNGRLYGLQEALDGARETCCSYCDMVGSTLGCYSKGCTLRYHYLCAIEADCSLNEDNFSLRCPKHKFTQSIRPPKSVYLEQSERG encoded by the exons ATGCAGAATTTTTCAAACAGCCCGGCTCCACCCTCTCTGCCCCCGGGGTTTAgtgggaggggtggagggggacCTCTGTATCCCCCTCAGCCAGCAGAGCCTCAGATCTCTCCAAGGATGACAGATGATTACGCAGGGATGCAACAGCAGAGCCTGCACAGAGGCCATCACCTCCCCGGTCAAGCCAGCCACATGCTCGCTTACAGCGCTCGAAACAGAGGAGCTGTGGAGGCAGCACCATCACAGGGGGGCATTCACAGCGGCAACACTAACAACCCCTACAGGAAGGACGTCatggattattatttttcaatgGGGGGAAAGGACAGACACAGAAGAGGGGGCATGGGCTATGGCGCAGGCTTTGGGTACCCTAATCTGGATGGACATATACCTCATCAATACCGACATGCTGGATCTGGCTCTACACCAACATCTGGCATGATGTCATATCCAGCGGACTACAGCTCCAGTGCCGGTTCAGGTGGAGGGGCTGGTGCTGGAGCGTTCTCTCCGTCTCATCAGTACAATATGAGTCAGAATCCTGCAATGCAGTCGGTGCCGGGTTCTCAGCTGCAGCACCGCCAGCACAGCCAGACCTTCCCCGCTGTCCACCACGGGCAACAGCAGAGAAGCTATCCACACTCCGGGCACAGAATGACCCCCCAGTACCCACACTACTCCCCACAGGGTGGTGCATCCACTGGGTCGTCAGGAATGTACAGCCCCCCTCCACAAAGATATCTGGACGGGGCTGCCGGCACTGGGTTCGATCCCAAAGTCAACAGCTCTCCCAGTGTCAACTCCAGTTCAAACTCAGTCTCCAGTTCAGTTGCTGCTAACAGTGTGGGGCAAATGGAGAATGTTCAACAGGGTTACCATGCTGCAAATTATCCCGGATATCccccacagacacactcactccACAAGCAAGCTACACTACAGCACCGTAACTCACAGCACAATTTAGGGGTAGGTTATGACAACTCTCTCAAGATGCAGCACCAGGGCCCGTCTCCAGGCTCTGCTTATGCTAAACATCACCAAGCCTCCAATCCTAGTATACCTCAAGCAGCATCTCAAGAAATAGCCAAATCCCCAATGCACCCCAATGCTCAACAGACCCAAATCAACCAAAACTTTAGCCCCATATCCAACccctctcctgctgcttctgcagTGCATTCCCCCAGTTGTAgctcctctccttcccctctGATGGGGGTCTCAGAGTCACATGGAAACCCCTTGGGTCATGGTCCTTCACACCCACTGACATCAAACCCCCGTAGCAGCCATGGTCAGGGTAGATTACTGCAGACCATGCCTCAATTAAGTCCCACGCCCAATTCAAATAGCAGCATCAGTAGTTGTGGTAGCAGTGGCAGTCATAAAGCTCACAGCATGAGTGCAGTTGGAGGGAGCAGTCTTCCTCCAACAGGTCGAAACAAAATGGGTCTAGGCCCAGGGTTTGGGTCTCGAGAGGAGGGCCCTTCCATTTATTCAGCTTCTGTGCTTGATAAAATGCAGGACTCCAGCCTGAATAGTCTTAATGCCTTGACATCACAAGTAGCCAATTTACCAAACACAGTGCAGCACATGCTCCTCACTGACACCGTGCTTTCACAGAAGAAGGGGAAAGATGGGGGGCAGATGCAACAGGCATTACATGGCTTGCCCCCATCACAACCAAGGAGCAGAAATGCAAGTGCAGCCTCCAGTACAAGCACAGTTAAAGATGGATGTGCTGTGATGATTGGTGATGGTGCTGGCTTAGACGCTGGTGGCGATGAAGACTCCTCGCTGATATCAGTGGGAGCTTCATCAGGGACTAAGAGGGAGCGTGAGGAGGGGTTTTCTGAGGGGGAACATAGGAGAGTAAGGCAGATGAGTGGTGCAAGCAGTGGATCTGAAACAACTGGCTTTCCAACTCAAACACAAATAggacaaaatgttaaaactgtCACCTCTGATTCATCGTCAAAAGAATCAAAAGTTTGTGAAACTAAAAGAAATGAAGCTCATGTTCCCTCTTCATTATCTCCATCAGAGACTGGATTAATGTCACATTCAGCACCCCCAGTTCCCTCCTCCCCTTCATCCACCTCCTCCAGTATTGCTCCTCCACAGCCAAACTGTGTTTCAGAGTTGCCTGGTTTAACATATAGCGAACACAGAGGAGGCAATGCGAAGACAAAAGAAATTAAAAGCGaagtaattaaaaatgaaagcgAAGGTGCAGCTGGGAAAACAGAGAAAGGCAGCAGTCAAATGCAACAAGATGGAGAAGTAAGAACACAAAATGGTCAAGCCAAAGAAAATAGGTTGCACGCTGCCTCCAGATTACACAATAATGAAGAAAAGCTTACATCTGAGGAACAGCAGAGTGTCAGTGGTGTCGGAGTGATTGTTTCAGCCCGGTCTGACGGAAGCCACACTGAAAAAAGCAAACGTCCCCAAGACAACTGTATAGAAGAGAAACAGCCACACTCTTACTTAAGAGAGGCCAGCAGCCATAATGGAGAGGAAGGTATGGATCTTACTTTATATTCCTCCCTTCACCAGAAATCAAATTTTGGACGGACTCAAAATCCTCCCCAGTCTGGACCCCACAAATATGGCCACCCAGAGTCAACATATGGCTCAGATTTGTCAGCGAGGAACAGAGGCAGGGCTGGAATGGAATCAAATTCCAGATACTTAGGGTACCAACAATCACAATCTGGTTATGGTCCTGTGCAACAAAAAGATTCTGGTTCTGTAGCAGAGGCTTTGGTTAAAAGAGGGCAAGGAGTAGGGTCAAAGGGTCATGAGGAGAACTCCCAAATGCAGCAATTTCCAAGCCTTTTACAAGAGGTTCTTCAAGGTTACAATTTAGACAGACGTTACAGCAGACCTGAACAGGCATTTCCTGCACATCTACAAGCCCAACAACAATTTCAGAGCAGACACCCGTATAACATGACCGATGCTATGAGGATGCAGAGTGGAGTTAGTGAAGCTTCGGCTCATTCTGCCCAAATTGGAAGCTCTGGAAAGCACCCACATCCAAACCAGAGGCATGGAAATGAGCCTGATTTTAACACAGATCCCCAGTCTTCAGTGAAGTCAGATGTGTCCAACAGTAAGATCATGCTGAATGCTGAAAAAGCTGAAGTGGGTGTGACCCAGAGTCATTTACCACAGGCTACAGAACCTCAGCCAACTCCAACAAAACACATAAACTTAGCTGACTATTCTCTACCACAGAGAAAAGCTTTATCCAGTGTGTCCACTCCATCTTCTGCTGTTCAGGAACTCCTTTTGCAAGAGCCAGAGCCACTATCAGGAGGCATTGGTCCAACTGAGTCCCAAAAATCATCAGGCTGCACATTAGCCCCATCAGAGCGGCGTTCAGTTATCTGTGATGTGTCGCCAAACAGACGCAGCACaccagagagggacagagaaagtgacagagagagagagaaaagtcagAGTGGAGCCTCTGTGATACAACAGCCATTTtcctctccagcagcagccaatGATCTGAGTAAAAAAGATATTGGGGAGAAACCAGGGGTGAAAATTGAAACGGCATCAAAGGAGGCGAGCGCAGACTCTGCAAATTTACAAACTGACCATCATAGTAGTGGTGGAGGTAATGACGCTGATATGGAGTATCATACAAAGTCTGCTCACTCATCTGGTGTAATTAATGCTGACCCCTACAGGAGAGGTAATGCTGACGTAACACACTTGCCTTCTCATCCTATGAGCACTAATCCTTTATCCTCACCGTCGAGACATCCGTCCTATCTTCACGGGGTCGATTTGTCAGCTGGCAGTGGAAGCACTTTTCCTGGATATCGATATGGAGATACAAGAGAAGGCAATTTGATGTCCCGCAGTAACCCCCATTTCCCCCCCCACCATCCTTATCACAGTTTATCCCCCCAGACTCAATCCCCAAGTAAGCTGCAAATGTATCCTCACCCCCGTGGTCCCCCTCACCACCCGCATGAAATGAGCGACTGGGTAAAAGCGATGAACAGACCGTCAAAGGAGATGATGATGCAGCCTGGTTCATCACCAGGGCGACATAaagtcagccaatcagagcacagacAGAGGATGATCTCTCAAACTGACATGCCCGGTGATCAACATGCAACCAAAACGTCACTCCATCATCAAAGCCCGTACTTTGATTTAAAGATGTGGGAGTCAACGCACGCTGTAAGAGAAGGCAGCAGAATGATGGAGGGTGACTCCTACTACAGAACacagccccctcccccccctcccccccctgctGCGACAGCTTCTCATGGTCCTGCTCCTCCACAACTGACTCACAGCCAAAATGCTGCTGAACCTGAGGCCTCCAGGGGGGCCATAGAGGAAGCCAAACAGCCCtgcccaccccctcctcccagCTCTGCTAAGCCTTTAGCCGACATGAACTCCACTCAGCCAAAATTGCAGCGTCAAACTAAAGGTGGGGGTTCAGGAGACACAAATCCGTTAATGTTGCGGCGGAGGGTCCGTTCTTTTATCTCTCCAATTCCCGCCAAAAGGCATCTCCAGGATACGTCTCAGCAGAGGGCCGCCACCAATTCTCATCACTCCCCTGTGGCTCAGACTGAGTCCAGCCATCACAATGAAGATGACTCAGCAAGTTCAGACACCCCTTGTCCTCggctttcttctcctctgctcgGAGAGAATACCTTTTCACAACCTCTCTCTCCAACAGGTGGTAACACCAAGGTTTTGCCAACCCGTAAAGGCCGAGGTTTGAAACTGGAGGCAATAGTGCAGAAAATTACTCCAAATATTAAGAAGCCAACAGGCCACGCTGATGACGAGTCAAATCATTACCCAGGTTTCTCTCCACCCTTTAATGATTCACAGGACCAAGACTTAGCACATTTCCCTAGGGTGGCAGGAGGGGATGATAGTTATATGGATGAAAGTCACTCATTAAACGACATGATTCCCTTCAGAGGAGTCGACGACGCCGGACCTTTACCTCTGTCTGCCTTCCCCTGTGACCCTACTCAGACATCCCAAGCACTAAAACAACAAGACTTTGACTTTGGattaggagcagctgtggcttcAGCATCAGGAGACAAGGAGGACTTTGCTCTGCTTGGACCTttaccacctcctcctcctcttccgcGCCCAGTCCAAGGTTCTCCACCTCCATCTTCATCCGCCCTGTCAGACATTCAACATTTCACCAACACGTACCAACAGCTTGAAACGCGCAGAGGAGAGCAGTCTGCTGCTAATCTTCTCCGACAGAAACTCCAAGAATCTGGTATAGGGTTTGATGATTATCCTGGAAGCGACTACTATGGCACAACGCCGCCCCACCATAGCCAGTCTCAAGGACACATGCTGAATAGACAGCATCAGATGTCCTCAAGTAGGTCCAGTCTGTCGCCACAAGATTCTAAACAATCAGATGGCCTCGTGCCTAAAGGCTATTTCCCATCTGGCAAGAAAAAGGGCAGGCCTGTGGGGAgcgtgaacaaacaaaaacgGGCCCAGAACCCAGCCCAAGCACAGGCGCAAGGTCAGTCTCAAACCCAAGGCCAGAACATGACCATGAGTGCTCCTCCTGCCTCACTGACTCCAACTCCAGCTGATACAACACCACCTCCGTCAGTGGAGACCATAGGCACCTCAGTACCTGTTGTCCCCCCTCTTATTGACCTTCAAAACACGCCCCCGCTTGCACCACCTGTTTTGACCCAGGTAGTAAAAGTAGATGTTGAAAGTGAGGACACACAGCCAGAGGTCGAAGTGAAACCTGCAAGGAGGAGACGCAAAGGTGTGAAAGATGAAGACGACCCGCTAGAGGCAAGAGGtcgtcagaggaggaggaggagaggagccacagcgTCGACTTCAATAGCTAAAGATGACTCAGAAAATCTTTCAGGGGCAGGAGGGAACCTCAGTGCTAGTAGAGTACTTGTGGATCCAAACAGGAAGGGTCCGTTTATTCCGCACATACATGTGGAGAAAAAAGTACCAGAGATTGGGGCAGTGTGCACTATTGTAAATgctgaggaagaaaagatgaaagGGGAGCGTAGTGCAGTCGGAGGGAAAGCGAGCGGGAGTGGAATTGATTCTCTCCTGACCTCAGCGCTTTCCTCCCAGTTATCtcgcagagacagagagacagagaaaagggagaCAGACGAGGTGGAAACAACACTTCAGTCAGGGAAAGCACTCCCTTCATCTGGCTATGTTGTTTCAGGCCCTGTGATTACAGAGACCAATCACTCTGGTCGTCTGCTTTGCTGCCTCTGTCAGAAATGGGCAAATTACAAACACCTCGGAGATCTCTACGGGCCCTTCTATCCAGCTGAATACGCAGCAAAGCTTCCCAAGAATCAGCCCCAAGTCAGACAATGTCTAGCAACCACCGGCACAAACAAAACGGGACCAAACTCAGACATAAGCTCAAACTCTTTGAGCTCTTtccaagacacacaaacacaagacgCGCCATTCAACAAGCCCTTCAATGAGAGTTACTATTCCATGGGATTAGATTTAAACCCAGCACCTTTTGCCTCTTCATTTAGAACTGCCTCAGTAGCCTGTAGAGAGGAAATGATGATGCATATGTCTGCTTGGTCCTGCCCCACCACCAGTAAAACACCATCCCTCTCCTGGGACATGAACCTGGACATCAGACCCATACCTGAGCTAAAGAGAGAGCCGGATCTCGAAATCGACCAGCAACAAACTCAAAAGCAGATTCAGCAGCCGCCAGACGAAGCTCAACAACGACCTCAACACAGAAAGCTGACCTCACACCCTCGCTTCAAAAGGAGGCACAAATCGAGCGAGGATTCCCCCAGAATGGTGCCATCCAACAGCAAAGCCTCCCTGCCCTTCCAGCCCCCTCCCCCAGCCCTGGACTCTCTGGGACCCCTGGCACAGCTCGCACAGCTCCCTCAGATGCCCATGGACCCGGAGGAGCTGTGGGTCCACGAAGGATGTATAGTGTGGACCAGTGGAGTGTACCTTGTCAATGGGAGGCTGTACGGCCTGCAGGAGGCACTAGATGGCGCCAGAGAAACA TGCTGCTCGTACTGTGACATGGTGGGGTCGACCCTGGGCTGCTACAGTAAAGGCTGCACACTTCGCTACCATTACCTGTGTGCTATCGAAGCAG ATTGCTCTCTGAATGAAGATAACTTCTCACTGCGGTGTCCGAAGCACAAG ttTACCCAGAGCATCCGGCCACCCAAGTCCGTTTACCTGGAGCAGtcagagagaggctga